In Pieris napi chromosome 8, ilPieNapi1.2, whole genome shotgun sequence, the genomic stretch tattgaCTATCATCAACtggtaaaaattatattatgtgtaaaTGTGATAGCCGACTGCCGAGTGGTAAGTAAGTGCCGCCGACCGCCATATTGTGAAGTCCTGATAACCACGGCGTGTTGAGATCTTCGGTAGGTTACTTTAGATAGTTTCAATTTGTGCATAACTTTTAACTacgtcaataaatttaaagtatttcttCCCTATTTATTTGCTACTTATTATAggctatttaattaaagttactactaaaattcgtaatatagCGCGTGGTGACTAGCGCGAACTGCCGCCATTCCACGTTCCTATAGTTTAAAGGTTATcgattttaagtaataagttACGTTGTCTTAATTCCGGTGTGTGATTTACCCGATGAGCgtgtttaaatattgaattgtgttgtaataatataaatttgtaatctattttgttataattgttCTAAATGAAGTACTAGacttttcaatttttaaaggTGAACTCTTATTTTTGAATGACGTGTGTAttaatcaatatattatattataacgtAGTTCAGCATTTTTAGAAAGACTAGCTATGTTCAAAAGAAGCAATTACCGGTAAATAATCTCCTAACAGCCACccattacttaattataactttacgATGATTAAGCTAATCAATATGTGTAATACGCATTATATTTCAGATCATCACAAAAAATGGTTGGCTCCAGGGTCTATGTTGGTGGTTTGCCCTTTGGGGTTCGTGAAAGAGATTTAGAAAAGTTCTTCAAAGGATTCGGTAGAATCAGAGATATCCTTATCAAGAATGGCTATGGATTTGTGGTAAGTAGTGCATACAGCATTGTTTAGCTTTAAGCGCTGTGTTGACACCTATTAAACTATAAACATTCGTagaaagtatattataaattatgtataatattttaaattgggTTATCATGAAACGAAATCCTTCTGGTACcactacaattatttaatgcaTCAATAgttattagattaacaattgTGATTActgtgtatgtatatatatattaatgaatataatGAGGGTTAAAGGTTGACAAAGgctattgaatttttataggAATTTGAAGACTATAGAGATGCAGATGATGCTGTTTATGAACTCAATGGAAAAGAGTTATTAGGCGAAAGGTAATTATTATCTTTCTAAATTTTATAGATACTTAATTGTGTTGTACCTATAACAGTAgacatttgaaaaaaaattgttaataatatagcTATATTCCtagatttgtttttgtgggTTAAATTCTATGCGTGGGATAAATTCCTGTTTTATAGAAACTGAAGTTTCTTTGAGTAGTTAATCTTGAACCTAGactaaagaatttaaaattgctTGAAAAAATGTGATCAAATAATGCTGGTTCAATAGTATTATGTGATAGCATgactaataataaacttttttatcaGCCGGCTCCACATTTTGAAAGAAGTGTATGGAGGACGGATCATTTTATACACTATGAAGAATGAAAGTGACTGAATATTGTGAGGTTGAATATTTTGATTGAATGTGGATTTTTGCTTTAGGAAGACTTTTCATAGCTATTTGATTTTCTGGTTCAAGGAAGAACCttgttgtttataaaatatgcagATGAAAGGAACTGAACTTGTGCAAGATgcggctttttattttaaataaaatttgatagcACATCTAATAAAAACTCAACTTTTTACTTacctttcaaaataaattgaatataagGAGGGCTTTAACATGGCATGACATTGACAGATTTCCCGAAGTCAGAGTATTTATTGATTATCTTTGTTTGGGCACAGGGTCTGCCTGCTATTTTTATGATCGACTAGTATATTTGAGAGTTGTACGTATGCGAGGTGTAAGTGGGGGCGCGGTGTATAACATCGGGGGTATGCTACAGGGTCGTGGTGGAGCCGGCGAGGGGCATCGACCGCAGCGCGGACCGCTACCGGCGTGACCGCCACTACGAGCGGGACAGAGGCCGCTCTCGTTACGAGTGAGTATTGTTGTAGGGTGAGCGTGGAGCGGGCGCGGGGCGTGCCGAGGGGCGCAGACCGCTGGCGGGGAAGGGACCGAAGGGCCCGACCGCAGAGGCCTCCCAAACCACCCGCGTCTGTATACTGCTACGCTTTACATGACACAACACTTACCTTCAATTAGGAACATCTCCATACAAATTGTATTTGCATTTGTCTATTGCTAGAAGAATCTACAGTGCAAACAATGTATTCAATTAAGCAGAGTTGTCAATACTTGCCACAGCATTAAATGTGCTGTAACTAAAGCACTCTTTGccacctaaaaaaataataatatataattcataatacatacaataattgtGGTCCATTGCACAAAGAGGCTATCTAGCATGTAGATGCaaataattctttaaaaaatttagtacTATCACATCTTAATGACATTTACacattacataattaattttactattattgcAGCTTGTATTCGTAAGTAATCCTAATCATATTGTTCACAATTGGCAAAACCTTGAGTGgtattaaggaaaaataacagtttgtgtatttaattttcaagGGCAAaccattttgtatatttattcatatttctgtacttaattaaaatggtTTTATAGATTAAATGATATAGATTttgcattatttaaacaataatgatGTTTAAGTAAACTATGTATTGACAATCGCATCTGGAGGGGAAGTATGTACTAAACAATGAATTTagcaaattaaaaagttattattttacaaaacttcaaatataatttcaaaagcTCAAAGAATTAGTTATACTttgaattactttttaaatcaaacCCCCCAAGCACCTAGAAAGCTTTAAATGCTTAATAAATGAGTTGGTTAACTGCaatattttaacatgtgtACCTTACTGTTCAACTATTATAAACATTGTGTATCagtaatcaaaaatataacgagatttttatattaactctCATACATCAATAGTTAAACAATAAggataaatagattttttatcataGTCTCTCGACATTTATGATAGAATTTCTATTACAGCAACGACAACAATTACAGATATGGGCCGCCGACGCGTACCGAGTATCGGCTAGTCGTCGAAAATCTGTCAAGCCGCATTAGCTGGCAGGTAAGAGAATGAGCAGATCCAGCTCCATCATCATCCATCATTCACCCCAGGGGCAGGACTCGGGGCAATCCAATACTCATCGCCGAGGGCTTGGTTATCTGTGGCTTGGAGCACACGTGGCAACTAGGGAAGTCGGGAACCGTAATCTATCCGTGGGCAATGAGGAAAACCATCGAAGACATAGAAACGATGCAAAAGGAATCGCACCGAGACCGTAGATCGATCAGACGAGGAAGACGGAATACCAATCCAAAGATGACCCGGACTTACTTGAGCGCcgtttaaattaacagtaatataaaatgtaaatttagtaataaaacattttttattaacagttacaatcatattttctatttttgttaaaaagacATGCGagctcatttttttaaataacgacAGAAGGTGGCGTTTCTGGTCTGTGCCCTTCCACGATAGCCCGTGTGCGATGTGATCTGGATGTTAGGAGGGATAACGGTGTTGGCGCCCGCTACCCTTGAGGTTCCCCTGGCTTGGTTGCCCGGACCCCGTGTGCCGATGGCCTCAGAGGACCCGACCCCAAGGTAATGTCAGGGGGGCACTACAGGAGCCGTTTGTGCAAACCCATTGTAAATTCATTCATCCTGTCATTTTCCTTATAGCGATCTAGTGGCTATATTGGACTTTTGTTTGTAAGTGTCTGTACAGCTTTTCGTAGATTGTTTTTCTCACAGTGTCATTGCTTGAGGAATTGCAGAGCTGGATGAAGTTCAACATAAAAGGAATCGGGAATTGTTACCGATGCCAAGAAGGCAAAGTTTCACGTACTTGAAAGAACCTCGAATCGAATCGATCGTCGAATTTCATAGAAAACCATTGAATGTTGATCTGAATACTCTAGAAGGAAAAATATGGAATCTCGCCGATCAGCAGCATATAAGGCCTACAATACCTACAGAAACACAGAACGAAGAAAGCAAGCTGACGCCAAGAAGGTTGAGAGCGGAGATGTATAGCAGAAAAAAAGCAATGTTGAAAAGGACAGAAAGACAGGTGGAAATTAGTTGAACTGATGGAAAACAAGATGCTGACTTGATAAGTTGAGGAATGAATCGATATTTGAGTAGAAACAAATAAGAGAAGAGAGAGAGGCTTCGAAGTTATATAGCAGAGACGTGGAATCCAGTTTGGACATTTTAAAGTCTTCGTCAAAGAAAAAGCAATGACCTAGTGGATAACTGTTTACGAAACTGTATTTGacacaatttaattttgtttatcacCATCAGGTTATCATGGCAGGTATCGTAAGCTAGATTGGATTTATCATGATGATATCGTTTTTTAACCATCTTTCGGGGCTGACAACCTTGATGACAATATCGAATCTGACGACATTcctaagaatttattatatattttattttgtatctatCTAACATGTACTATTGGTTGGCAGGACTTGAAGGATTACATGCGTCAAGCTGGCGAAGTCACTTACGCTGATGCGCATAAACAACACAGGAATGAAGGGTAAGTTTtcctttacattaaaaaaaaagtctatTAGTTTTTAGGCAATCacaaagttttagttttattgccTTAACAGTGTTAGTAGACACATTTTAGCCATATGGTGATTGAGGgcttacatttttttacaatttcaacttgtacttagggagcgttcaagtattacgtaacgaaatttttggagattatgggaccccccccccccatgtaactcgccgtaacgtttttacTCGTACTcgagtatagtaaaacgtttcgtgaccaccttgtgtttctttagttactattatgtggtgtaagtcgaaacaataacaataacgcgtaattcaatccccgcccatGGGGggcgtaacgttttacaaaaggaaaaaaacgcgttacgtaatactatAACGCTCCCTTAACCGAAGTTAAGGGCAATTATTGTCTTAGGTTATCTTTTATGATGATATCGTATTTTTACCATCTTTCGGGGCTGATTACCTGTGAATTATAACATTTACTCTGAGTATCACctgcttaaaattaaattttcctaTTTGCAAcattttctaattaatataaatttcaggGTCGTTGAATTCGCGACCCATTCGGATATGCGGGCTGCTATTGAGAAACTAGATGGCACAGAGCTGAATGGCCGCCGTGTTCGTTTGGTGGAGGATCGTCGCTCTTCTCGCCGCAGGTCACGCTCTTCGTCCAGCCGCTCGAGGAGTCGCTCCCGTGAGCGTCGTCGATCACGATCGAGGTAAATTTACTGGGAAAAATGTGAATAGGGCCGATAAATTGGCTCGTATAATATACCCGAGTAGATTGGCTCGCGGGTATGTAAAGGCCCTTTACccactatatattattatcgaaGCAGACTTATGTTTTCAAAACCATACATGAAATGATGATATTGTTCTTTAACCATCTTTCGGGGCTGACACCGCTGACTGATAAATCTAACACTGAGGCTATTTGTcctactttatatatatatattttatcatatcatCATACTTcagaaaatgtatatttttcagGTCCCGTTCTCGCCGCTCGTCCAAGAGCCGCTCTCGTTCTAGATCTCGCCCGAAGAGCAAGAGTCCAGTGGCAAAGTCTAGATCCAGATCTAGATCTAAGTAAGTTTTGTATAAATCAATTTGCGATCCACTAAGACGGGACACTTACTTGGTAAAAGCATCGAATTTGAGGCCTTaacaaaacttaatattttatttagtattgaGCGAAAAAATCTAGCGTCTTTGTGGATTGCACCTATTCAATGTcacaaattattttgagaAATGAATTTATCAATGATATattcatttcttatttttcaaTATCCCCGAAGATATGCATGTACTGATATAATTGTATCATACCTGATCGAGCAATGCACGGTTtcaatgtaattaatatagagTTTATTTGGCTAGGTGTGTAATTTCAATCGCTGagcaaaacttaaaatcgtaAGTATAAAGTATATTAGATATTGTATCTCGGGGTATTTATTGTAGTTTATGTGTCACCGTGTAGTTTTTcaacatttctttttaaaacgACGGATGCTTATCGCGacacttttgtttatttcacaattaaatatacatttgcAAGTTCTTCAGCGACATACAAATGTAGGAATTGAAATTACATAATGCCAAGTATCCGTCTTAAGTCGGAAACGTTGAGAAACATGCAAGTAGTAGTAGCTAGCTAATAATCCCGGGCGCCTAGGGAACGCAGCCGCTCTAGATCGGGGTCCAACCACGAGGCGAGACAATCGCGCTCCCCACCACGCAACGAGACCAACGGGAAATCCGCTTCACCCTCGCCCAAACGCGAATCCAAGTGAGTACACGTATATGGCCCGTATTACAAAACTTCATAATCAAATGTCTTGATTTGAAGTTGCTTCAAACCATTTTATATTCGAATATTCTAACGGCTTATGCCCACGAGACGGTTTTTGCCGGGCTTAACTACGTCCGGTCGTCAGTTGTATGGGACACTATGACCCCAACCACACGACGCTAGCCCCGGCGTCATGCAGTGGAGTATGGCAGTGTGAAACCGGGTCGTGTACAAACCGTCTTGTGTGCAAGCTCGGACGGTTTCTACCCGGCGCCGGCAAAAAATCGGGCCGTGTTGAAACCGTCTCGTGGGCATGAGCTGATTAAGAACTGCTTGTGTTTAGGTgctgatatttaaattaaatagttgcATGGATTTTATACTAGCTAGATAAAATCTAGGTGATGTTGTGGTAATTATGGTGAATACAATCTAGAGATGATGATATTTCTCATACAgcatgaaaatataaaaatacaactacagtcaaaaccgtttataacgacatcgtttacaacgacctatcggttattacaaccagattgtatggtcccgtccgaatccctagtaaactattcagtaaagaaaccgcttataacaacatcggatacagcgacatatcgcttacaacgacgaaAATTTATCGACATTCatcggctataacgaccaaccgcttcttgtctcagcaaaacaaaacaatacaaacgattttaaatcttatttataggcgttgaatgaatatttaggcatattattacctacgcacGTTCTCCCAACGAACAGTTTCAGCCAACAACGATTTCCGAGGCTCTTAACGCTGTAACGattttgcaaaaatttgttgcctttaacgaacagtttgatactggtgatactcatacctagaggagtatgaaacgtaaaatgcaaaaaatatttgagactgggctaaaaaaaaacatactgactgattacttttgtacctaattatttcgtaataaatatttttgtttcttttttgactcgtttacatattataatattaacataccatattataacccatacctacctattctagatcgataactatgtacatacatatgtactatacttgtgtatatgacattgcttataacgactatcggatataacgtcggcaactatacggtcccttcaatgtcgttataaccggttttgactgtacaTACATAGTTTTAATACCATTTTGTAAGTCCAATAGTTTTGgtatgattttatataaaatggatTCTCACATGATGTGCAACTGCTTATAGATAATACTAATTTGTGAAAGCATACTAACATATCTTATTGACTGTATTGATGTTAGTCATAAAGACTTATTAATACAACTACTTGTTTTCTATGTGTTCCGGTGGTTACGCTATATTGATTCACATTATTTATCTGTATTAAACATGTCAACTATACATATTGTGAATGTTTTTGAGGAATATATTTAGCTGACAATCTTAATGTATAGTAGTCGGTCTGTCACATTTGTTGTTTCAAAATGACAAAAGTGATGAGGACAAAGGTGCTTGATggattttttacatataataatatgtataagttAAATAGAAATATCTTATTCACACAGTCCAAAAACCATTACATTACCCGGAATTTAGaacaaaatacttttaattataacatcCAAATTGCAAAAATGCACCCAAGCATTAGCAAGCGTTTCACTAAAacgttttttacataataaatactctaacaaaatcattttattaacttttgtCATGTTTCCTGCTTCGTAAAGGGATCCCACCAAAAGGTGAGCTGTACAATAATCACTATCACACATTcccttaaggccgatttacattatcttagtgtttaggagagtgctttaggatagtactttagttgaaacatgtaaacgctacgctaaagaacttgcctttcaagttgtactaaagcactctcctaaacactaagataatgtaaatcggcccttaTTTGCAGTAGCCTAGTTAGTagttgattattaaaaattttaatttgaagaaCTGTATGTAACCAAACTAAATGGCGTGGTGGTGGTACATGTATATAGAAATGCCAGTTTTAAAAGCATGTGTACTTTCAACCAAAACTAActtttttgaaatatgtttGATTTAGGTATATTTTCATGAGATCCTTTTTTGAAGAAGATCGTCCAAACATTTTGCAAAATTTCTCATGCAActgtatatttcataattacaCGTTCTTACATTATTGCACAGGGAAAAAATCATTGTTATGATAATGTTACTCTACTTTCCAAAGAATTTATGAgtcgaaaataaataatcattggTAGAAGTAATTGTTAAtcaagataaatattataaaaaatataagaagttACTTACAGGCTTACGTTTATGtgttttgtattttgaatgtattattttttatagggaGCGCTCACGTTCTCGTTCACATAGCAAGGAGGCTGTATCCCCAAAGCGAGACGAGGCTAAAGTGAGCAAGTCTCGTTCCCGTTCTCGCTCTGGATCCCGTTCAAGAAGTGGTTCTCGCGAGCGTTCTCGCTCAGCCTCGCCCCGACAAAACGGAGAGTCACAAGAGCTCCGTAGTAACGACCGCTCACCTAGAAGTGGCGAATAAGATAAAACGCACTATTTACTTTAAACAAAACccctttattaattaaaaagttttattctgCATTCAATTTTTATCACTTATAATTCTGTTTGAACATCTATTAAGTATGACTACTGTCGTAGCCGATACTGCCAACGGTTTGGGAATGCAAAATTTTTCATTGATTAATAAGGATACTAAAAGTATGAATGTTCTCTTTTTGTTAGCGATATGTATGAACGATAAGGGTTGCCAAACAATTGTGTTACATATAACTATTAAATCCTAATGGACAAAAATCAGTTTAGGGTCTATTCAAAATTTATACTATCTCTCAGTATGAAAGCCAAAAGGTATTTTAAGTCCGTATTTGGGTTTGCACTAAGGTTTGATATTATGTATTGATGCATGTGGTTTTGTACTAGACTGTTAAATCCATGTATCAGATATAGTAcagacaatatttttaatttgcaaaaacCTTACTAGATATACTACATACTTATGGTAAAgtataaatttactattaacAACATTTTGACAAccctataaatatataggttaagataattttgtaaatacgGTTTTCGATTTAAGGCaccaaaaataaagtattaagattacaaattgttaattttattgagcttccttaatataaatataacacaacgtttttttctaataaatcgTTTTCTATTGGCTATTAAACTATATACCATTAAATTTGATATATCCctaaattttctaataaagtGCTTATACGACCCTGAAAAGTAGACAACATATGCCTTAAGAGCGGAAAGTTGTAAAATCTACATTTTAAAAGGATTTTACGCTAAGACGTAATACctaaagttaataataaatataaaataatatagtgcATCGACTTAGTTCATTGTAAGAAGTTCTTCATAGGGACTGAGTACTGACTGCAAAAGCCCGCGATTAAAGCAATCAATAGCTGTCTCTTATCCGTACCGCACTTAACATAGGGGCTCTAGTTTTTACTACTTTCAGACAGGACTTTCGTGTTTGgattattaaattagaaaatttcaGGTATTAAAgctaaaaaattgttacattCGACAGCTACTAGGTTTTTATAATCCTAATTTTATCAGAAATGTACGATGTACCCGtactgttaattttaattatgttaagttAGTCTTTCATGGGGTCTATTAACTTCTAAACAATGGAACagtaattttaatgattaagCCGTCTCCACTCTCAAATTTTAAGGTTAAGATTCAAATACGAAACTTAGCGCTAAATATGCCAAatgcatattatttatttaacgtaGATCAGCCGACAGATTTGCAGCTTAACATACATATCAAGAATACCGCACTGAATCTTCTGACTTCCTATTTACACGGAAGAACTCAGAAGGTTGAAGTGAATGGTAAGAGGTCCTCTGGGTCGAAAGTAGGTATGGGGGTACCACAGGGCTCAATTCTTGGCCCTTTcctctttcttgtttatataaatgatctacCTTTTATGGTAGAAAGAAAACAtcagatagttttgtttgctgatgacacgtccttgatttttaaaatcaaacgacaaataacaaattttgacgatgtAAACAATGCTCTATCTTcgattgtccattggtttagtatgaataaccttctatttaatgcaaaaaagacaaaatgccTTAAATTTTCTGCAAAAAATGCAAgggttatggatactagaccaattataaacgatgaggaattgaatctggatgatacaactgtatttctcggaatcaccatggattcaaaacttcagtggtcccctcatattaacggattggcgaagagacttagttctgcagcctacgcggttaaaaaaattcgctcactaactgatgtcgatacagctagacttgtttattttagttactttcatagcttaatgacttaattatggcttattattatggggtcatgctgctgatgtcgaaactattttcatcctgcagaagagggctattcgtgcaatctataatttaaaatgtagggaatctcttagagataaattcaaggaaattaatatacttacctttccctcgcaatatatttatgaaaatattatgtatgtatacaaaaatagtgataagttgactagaatagaacatacgcacaatgttaatacacggaacaaacgcaggctgcaatttccccgtactagactatccaaagttagtaattcttttttggggaaagggatactcttctttaataaaatcccagaggctcttttatctctgcctttcaataaatttaagaaatgtattaaagaaaagctgtgtaaaaaggcttactataaagtcaacgattatctagttgataaaagggcctgggactagtgctagacaggctacctctaattaatttgcgatatttgttttaaaataagtgttatttgatgatttgatattttaaaagagtaccgagagttttttacgccggctttttctctcggcctacaccctctgtcttctttgccgatgagtagggatgcctacaaattgaaatttaaagacgtggaataagtgatacatgtatcttatgttccataataaacatattttattttttttattttttattttatttatttttatctatatctatacatAGGTCCTATTAGATATAGTCTCCGCTGTCTCTGGACTCTGGCACCGACCGAATCTCTGCAGCCGAACCTTGAATGACCAAGTCACTGACTCACATTAACGAACGAAACACAAAGTCTGTTGTACACTCGACATACTCTTAACTCTACAAGTCATCCTGTTATAGGCCTGATTAGTTCTAGAACCCTTAACAAACAGTATTCTATAACGTGAGTTAGCTCTAGAAACGCACAAGTAGAATTTACggaaaattatacaaattatgatagctttatacaaaaacagcTGATCCGTAATCTACCTTCGGTGCTCAagtatctttattttaaaatatttaagtctaTTGTGGTGTGTGgtaagattttgttttttctcaTGTACCTAATAGGAAcaggatttttatttaaaccaacTCGATTATGGCATCGGCGaacagatattattattattaa encodes the following:
- the LOC125051554 gene encoding serine-arginine protein 55 isoform X9: MFKRSNYRSSQKMVGSRVYVGGLPFGVRERDLEKFFKGFGRIRDILIKNGYGFVEFEDYRDADDAVYELNGKELLGERVVVEPARGIDRSADRYRRDRHYERDRGRSRYDNDNNYRYGPPTRTEYRLVVENLSSRISWQKVAFLVCALPR
- the LOC125051554 gene encoding serine-arginine protein 55 isoform X7; translated protein: MFKRSNYRSSQKMVGSRVYVGGLPFGVRERDLEKFFKGFGRIRDILIKNGYGFVEFEDYRDADDAVYELNGKELLGERVSVERARGVPRGADRWRGRDRRARPQRPPKPPANDNNYRYGPPTRTEYRLVVENLSSRISWQDLKDYMRQAGEVTYADAHKQHRNEGVVEFATHSDMRAAIEKLDGTELNGRRVRLVEDRRSSRRRSRSSSSRSRSRSRERRRSRSRSRSRRSSKSRSRSRSRPKSKSPVAKSRSRSRSKDPTKRERSRSRSHSKEAVSPKRDEAKVSKSRSRSRSGSRSRSGSRERSRSASPRQNGESQELRSNDRSPRSGE
- the LOC125051554 gene encoding serine-arginine protein 55 isoform X8, with product MFKRSNYRSSQKMVGSRVYVGGLPFGVRERDLEKFFKGFGRIRDILIKNGYGFVEFEDYRDADDAVYELNGKELLGERVSVERARGVPRGADRWRGRDRRARPQRPPKPPANDNNYRYGPPTRTEYRLVVENLSSRISWQDLKDYMRQAGEVTYADAHKQHRNEGVVEFATHSDMRAAIEKLDGTELNGRRVRLVEDRRSSRRRSRSSSSRSRSRSRERRRSRSRSRSRRSSKSRSRSRSRPKSKSPVAKSRSRSRSKERSRSRSGSNHEARQSRSPPRNETNGKSASPSPKRESKDPTKR
- the LOC125051554 gene encoding serine-arginine protein 55 isoform X1 translates to MFKRSNYRSSQKMVGSRVYVGGLPFGVRERDLEKFFKGFGRIRDILIKNGYGFVEFEDYRDADDAVYELNGKELLGERVSVERARGVPRGADRWRGRDRRARPQRPPKPPANDNNYRYGPPTRTEYRLVVENLSSRISWQDLKDYMRQAGEVTYADAHKQHRNEGVVEFATHSDMRAAIEKLDGTELNGRRVRLVEDRRSSRRRSRSSSSRSRSRSRERRRSRSRSRSRRSSKSRSRSRSRPKSKSPVAKSRSRSRSKERSRSRSGSNHEARQSRSPPRNETNGKSASPSPKRESKDPTKRERSRSRSHSKEAVSPKRDEAKVSKSRSRSRSGSRSRSGSRERSRSASPRQNGESQELRSNDRSPRSGE
- the LOC125051554 gene encoding serine-arginine protein 55 isoform X4, with amino-acid sequence MFKRSNYRSSQKMVGSRVYVGGLPFGVRERDLEKFFKGFGRIRDILIKNGYGFVEFEDYRDADDAVYELNGKELLGERVSVERARGVPRGADRWRGRDRRARPQRPPKPPAYGPPTRTEYRLVVENLSSRISWQDLKDYMRQAGEVTYADAHKQHRNEGVVEFATHSDMRAAIEKLDGTELNGRRVRLVEDRRSSRRRSRSSSSRSRSRSRERRRSRSRSRSRRSSKSRSRSRSRPKSKSPVAKSRSRSRSKERSRSRSGSNHEARQSRSPPRNETNGKSASPSPKRESKDPTKRERSRSRSHSKEAVSPKRDEAKVSKSRSRSRSGSRSRSGSRERSRSASPRQNGESQELRSNDRSPRSGE
- the LOC125051554 gene encoding serine-arginine protein 55 isoform X2: MFKRSNYRSSQKMVGSRVYVGGLPFGVRERDLEKFFKGFGRIRDILIKNGYGFVEFEDYRDADDAVYELNGKELLGERVVVEPARGIDRSADRYRRDRHYERDRGRSRYDNDNNYRYGPPTRTEYRLVVENLSSRISWQDLKDYMRQAGEVTYADAHKQHRNEGVVEFATHSDMRAAIEKLDGTELNGRRVRLVEDRRSSRRRSRSSSSRSRSRSRERRRSRSRSRSRRSSKSRSRSRSRPKSKSPVAKSRSRSRSKERSRSRSGSNHEARQSRSPPRNETNGKSASPSPKRESKDPTKRERSRSRSHSKEAVSPKRDEAKVSKSRSRSRSGSRSRSGSRERSRSASPRQNGESQELRSNDRSPRSGE
- the LOC125051554 gene encoding serine-arginine protein 55 isoform X5 gives rise to the protein MFKRSNYRSSQKMVGSRVYVGGLPFGVRERDLEKFFKGFGRIRDILIKNGYGFVEFEDYRDADDAVYELNGKELLGERVVVEPARGIDRSADRYRRDRHYERDRGRSRYEYGPPTRTEYRLVVENLSSRISWQDLKDYMRQAGEVTYADAHKQHRNEGVVEFATHSDMRAAIEKLDGTELNGRRVRLVEDRRSSRRRSRSSSSRSRSRSRERRRSRSRSRSRRSSKSRSRSRSRPKSKSPVAKSRSRSRSKERSRSRSGSNHEARQSRSPPRNETNGKSASPSPKRESKDPTKRERSRSRSHSKEAVSPKRDEAKVSKSRSRSRSGSRSRSGSRERSRSASPRQNGESQELRSNDRSPRSGE
- the LOC125051554 gene encoding serine-arginine protein 55 isoform X3, which translates into the protein MFKRSNYRSSQKMVGSRVYVGGLPFGVRERDLEKFFKGFGRIRDILIKNGYGFVEFEDYRDADDAVYELNGKELLGERVSVERARGVPRGADRWRGRDRRARPQRPPKPPANDNNYRYGPPTRTEYRLVVENLSSRISWQDLKDYMRQAGEVTYADAHKQHRNEGVVEFATHSDMRAAIEKLDGTELNGRRVRLVEDRRSSRRRSRSSSSRSRSRSRERRRSRSRSRSRRSSKSRSRSRSRPKSKSPVAKSRSRSRSKERSRSRSGSNHEARQSRSPPRNETNGKSASPSPKRESKERSRSRSHSKEAVSPKRDEAKVSKSRSRSRSGSRSRSGSRERSRSASPRQNGESQELRSNDRSPRSGE
- the LOC125051554 gene encoding serine-arginine protein 55 isoform X6; amino-acid sequence: MVGSRVYVGGLPFGVRERDLEKFFKGFGRIRDILIKNGYGFVEFEDYRDADDAVYELNGKELLGERVSVERARGVPRGADRWRGRDRRARPQRPPKPPANDNNYRYGPPTRTEYRLVVENLSSRISWQDLKDYMRQAGEVTYADAHKQHRNEGVVEFATHSDMRAAIEKLDGTELNGRRVRLVEDRRSSRRRSRSSSSRSRSRSRERRRSRSRSRSRRSSKSRSRSRSRPKSKSPVAKSRSRSRSKERSRSRSGSNHEARQSRSPPRNETNGKSASPSPKRESKDPTKRERSRSRSHSKEAVSPKRDEAKVSKSRSRSRSGSRSRSGSRERSRSASPRQNGESQELRSNDRSPRSGE